One region of Micromonospora ureilytica genomic DNA includes:
- a CDS encoding dihydrofolate reductase family protein codes for MRKLINSTYITLDGVIENPMWTGPYFDEEAMSLAGEQTNEADAMLMGRATYDGMSAAWPNMDESDPTTGAAYFNNVKKYVASTTLTNPTWNNTEVLQGDLVEAVTALKAQEGKNIIQYGFGSVTAQLIRAGLVDEVRFWIHPVLEGGPSVTAALTDVKASFDLVDTRVHKSGVIVASYRPKTTA; via the coding sequence ATGCGCAAGCTCATCAACTCGACCTACATCACCCTCGACGGCGTCATCGAGAACCCGATGTGGACGGGGCCGTACTTCGACGAGGAGGCCATGAGCCTCGCCGGCGAGCAGACCAACGAGGCCGACGCGATGCTGATGGGCCGGGCCACCTACGACGGCATGTCCGCCGCCTGGCCGAACATGGACGAGAGCGACCCGACCACTGGCGCCGCGTACTTCAACAACGTCAAGAAGTACGTCGCCTCGACCACCCTGACCAACCCCACCTGGAACAACACGGAGGTGCTCCAGGGCGATCTGGTCGAGGCGGTCACCGCGCTCAAGGCCCAGGAGGGCAAGAACATCATCCAGTACGGCTTCGGATCGGTCACCGCCCAGCTGATCCGGGCGGGCCTGGTGGACGAGGTCCGGTTCTGGATCCACCCGGTGCTGGAGGGCGGCCCCAGCGTCACCGCGGCACTGACCGACGTCAAGGCGTCGTTCGACCTGGTCGACACCCGGGTGCACAAGAGCGGCGTGATCGTCGCGTCGTACCGGCCGAAGACGACGGCCTGA
- a CDS encoding BTAD domain-containing putative transcriptional regulator — protein MQFGVLGPLAVTTDAGEPVVVPGTKVRALLADLLANRNQVVSADRLIDDLWGDDAPANPAGALQVRVSQLRKALNDAEPGARELVESRPPGYLLRVDAVDVGRFDELARCADVERLTEALALWRGEAYADVADAEFVRAEAARLAEQRLVVQERLAQARLARGEHDLVAADLAELVAKHPLREGLRAVQLRALYAAGRQSEALDSYADLRARLAEDLGLDPGPELVALHRRILEQDAGLSAPPKAAFIRNSLPAPLDELIGRADALAELRALLPRQRLVTLVGPGGVGKTRLATETARAASYPDGVQLIELAPLPAGDAPVAEQVLGALGAHEAAGTTVSPADRVVTALRHRQLLLVLDNCEHVIEPVAELVARLLRDVPGVSVLATSREPLGLTGELLWEVPPLPVPDDGDLDAVRRSAAARLFVARAAAQQRGFRLDRQTAAAVAQLCRRLDGLPLALELAATRVRALGVRGVVDRLDDRFRLLTTAQRDVPPRQRTLTAVIGWSWDLLDEPDRVVLAQLAVFPDGCTPEAAEQVCRTDLDALARLVDRSLVVLDDAGAAPRYRLLESVAAFCLERLTHADEVRARHAAYYTELAERADPALRGADQQRWLALLDAELANLRSALAHGGGLRLAVALSWYWFLRGRLTEARRALAVPGDPEQEARAAPWRVGFALSQGAAVAPDDVRAAVVADPAGHAAWFAANAVIEHGDLALASELLPTGAADPWTEAAVLTSLAHLAHANGDQATLERTATRSAALFADLGDRWGRLRATEWVGGLADMRGEHERAAALHREGLRWAEELALWPQVCAELSWLAWLAVQTRDYAQGRELAERAYDLAVEQGSPGALIFAEMSLGLAARRDGKLDLAVTHLSRLADLGRSESQPALYLPMILVELGYAVELGGDPDAALALHVEAFEAAEAMATMRDAVGPLEGMASAVRSPEIAVRLLGAAAAARLATQSPAAPAERDDTDRVTARLRAELGPERFDALLAEGAQLSPSEARAQL, from the coding sequence GTGCAGTTCGGGGTGCTCGGGCCGCTCGCCGTGACCACGGACGCCGGCGAGCCGGTGGTGGTGCCCGGCACGAAGGTCCGGGCGTTGCTGGCCGACCTGTTGGCCAACCGCAACCAGGTGGTCTCGGCGGACCGCCTCATCGACGACCTCTGGGGTGACGACGCCCCCGCGAACCCGGCCGGCGCCCTCCAGGTGCGGGTGTCGCAACTGCGCAAGGCGCTCAACGATGCCGAGCCCGGGGCCCGTGAGCTGGTCGAGTCCCGACCACCCGGCTACCTGCTGCGGGTCGACGCGGTCGACGTCGGTCGCTTCGACGAGTTGGCCCGGTGCGCCGACGTCGAGCGACTGACCGAGGCGCTCGCGTTGTGGCGCGGTGAGGCGTACGCCGACGTGGCCGACGCCGAGTTCGTCCGTGCCGAGGCGGCCCGCCTCGCCGAGCAGCGCCTCGTCGTCCAGGAGCGGTTGGCGCAGGCCCGGCTGGCCCGGGGTGAGCACGATCTGGTGGCCGCGGACCTGGCCGAGTTGGTCGCCAAGCATCCGTTGCGCGAGGGTCTGCGGGCGGTGCAGTTGCGCGCGTTGTACGCGGCCGGCCGCCAGTCCGAGGCGTTGGACAGCTACGCCGACCTGCGGGCCCGGCTCGCCGAGGACCTGGGCCTCGACCCCGGCCCGGAGCTGGTCGCCCTGCACCGCAGGATCCTCGAACAGGACGCCGGCCTGAGCGCACCGCCGAAGGCGGCGTTCATCCGGAACAGCCTGCCGGCCCCGCTCGACGAGTTGATCGGGCGGGCCGACGCGCTGGCCGAGCTACGGGCGTTGCTGCCCCGGCAGCGGCTGGTCACGCTTGTCGGGCCGGGTGGCGTCGGCAAGACCCGGCTGGCCACCGAGACGGCCCGCGCGGCGTCCTACCCGGACGGCGTCCAGCTGATCGAGCTGGCTCCGCTCCCGGCCGGTGACGCGCCCGTCGCCGAACAGGTCCTCGGCGCTCTGGGCGCCCACGAGGCCGCCGGAACGACAGTGTCCCCCGCCGACCGGGTGGTCACGGCCCTGCGGCACCGGCAGCTGCTGCTCGTGCTGGACAACTGCGAACACGTCATCGAACCGGTCGCCGAGCTGGTCGCCCGGCTGCTGCGCGACGTGCCCGGGGTGAGCGTGCTGGCCACCAGCAGGGAGCCACTCGGGCTGACCGGTGAGCTGCTCTGGGAGGTACCCCCACTGCCCGTGCCGGACGACGGTGACCTGGACGCGGTCCGGCGCTCGGCGGCGGCCCGGTTGTTCGTCGCCCGCGCCGCCGCGCAGCAGCGCGGTTTCCGCCTCGACCGGCAGACCGCGGCCGCTGTCGCCCAGCTGTGCCGCCGCCTCGACGGTTTGCCGCTGGCGTTGGAGCTGGCCGCGACCCGGGTCCGCGCGCTGGGCGTACGCGGGGTGGTGGACCGGCTCGACGACCGGTTCCGGCTGCTCACCACAGCGCAGCGGGACGTGCCACCCCGGCAGCGGACGCTGACCGCGGTGATCGGCTGGAGCTGGGACCTCCTGGACGAGCCCGACCGCGTGGTGCTCGCCCAACTGGCGGTGTTCCCGGACGGGTGCACCCCGGAGGCCGCCGAACAGGTCTGCCGAACCGACCTGGACGCCCTCGCCCGGCTGGTGGACCGGTCGCTTGTGGTGCTCGACGACGCCGGCGCGGCCCCCCGCTACCGGCTACTCGAGTCGGTGGCCGCGTTCTGCCTGGAACGCCTCACCCACGCCGACGAGGTGCGCGCGCGGCACGCCGCCTACTACACCGAGCTGGCCGAACGCGCCGACCCCGCGCTGCGCGGGGCCGACCAGCAACGCTGGCTGGCGCTGCTCGACGCCGAGCTGGCGAACCTGCGGTCGGCGCTGGCACACGGTGGCGGGCTGCGCCTGGCGGTCGCGCTGAGCTGGTACTGGTTCCTGCGCGGCCGGCTCACCGAGGCGCGGCGAGCGCTGGCCGTGCCCGGCGACCCGGAGCAGGAGGCCCGCGCGGCCCCCTGGCGGGTGGGCTTCGCCCTGTCGCAGGGTGCGGCGGTCGCACCGGACGACGTGCGCGCCGCGGTGGTCGCCGACCCGGCCGGCCACGCCGCGTGGTTCGCGGCCAACGCGGTCATCGAGCACGGCGACCTGGCCCTGGCGTCGGAGCTGCTGCCCACCGGCGCCGCCGACCCGTGGACCGAGGCCGCGGTGCTCACCTCCCTGGCCCACCTCGCACACGCCAACGGCGACCAGGCCACCCTGGAGCGCACCGCGACCCGCAGCGCCGCGCTCTTCGCCGACCTCGGCGACCGGTGGGGTCGGCTCCGGGCGACCGAGTGGGTCGGTGGGCTGGCCGACATGCGCGGTGAGCACGAGCGCGCCGCCGCGCTGCACCGGGAGGGGCTGCGCTGGGCCGAGGAGTTGGCGCTGTGGCCGCAGGTCTGCGCCGAGCTGTCCTGGCTGGCCTGGCTCGCCGTGCAGACCCGCGACTACGCCCAGGGTCGGGAGCTGGCCGAACGCGCGTACGACCTGGCGGTGGAGCAGGGCTCGCCCGGTGCGCTGATCTTCGCGGAGATGAGCCTTGGGCTGGCCGCCCGCCGCGACGGCAAGCTCGACCTGGCCGTCACCCACCTCAGCCGCCTCGCCGACCTGGGCCGGAGTGAGAGCCAACCCGCGCTCTACCTGCCGATGATCCTGGTGGAGCTGGGCTACGCGGTCGAGTTGGGCGGCGATCCGGACGCCGCGTTGGCCCTGCACGTCGAGGCGTTCGAGGCCGCCGAGGCGATGGCGACGATGCGCGACGCGGTCGGCCCGCTGGAGGGGATGGCGTCGGCGGTGCGCTCCCCCGAGATCGCCGTCCGGCTGCTGGGCGCCGCGGCCGCCGCCCGGCTCGCCACGCAGTCCCCCGCCGCGCCGGCCGAACGCGACGACACCGACCGGGTGACCGCACGCCTGCGGGCCGAACTCGGGCCGGAGCGCTTCGACGCGTTGCTCGCCGAGGGCGCGCAGCTGAGCCCGAGCGAGGCCCGGGCCCAGCTCTGA
- a CDS encoding AfsR/SARP family transcriptional regulator, with amino-acid sequence MEWDFAVLGTLRVSRHGRTIPVPANRQRALLATLLLNRGETVSVAALVDRVWGTGAPTHARAALHSLVRRLRSTLTIEGPPGKLIATRASGYLLELPPAALDLSRFDALVAASVTADPQRRADLLRDALALWRGEPLTDVDSEVLHREDVPALSERWVRAFEVYFDTELALGRHAEIVAELRRAIRRSPLREGLWAQLMLALYRDGRQAEALDAFHRLATILAEELGVDPGPAVRELRDGVLRADPALSWRPPPAAATATPAVPPMSLLPADIGVLHGRVATVEAIRRSIAAAASEGRLPLVSVSGAPGIGKTALAVHLGHQLADEFPDGQWYARLRGQHKNQARPFDLLSELLSHSGVPPAAQPATADARAAALRAALAGRRVLIVLDDAASAEQVEPLLPGAGGCAVIVTSRSTLGALVALHGGRAVGLDPLSPEAAADLLIAVFQDHGFTVAPDVVHDLAALCGNLPLALRIAAANLATTGPDDARAYVRRLREGDRLGGLSVPGDPRVALRAAITPSYQRLGVAERRALRLLGSTPTDCFTTEDLAALADVDWSTADAVLRTLTSSHLVRPAAQGGRFVTHDLIRLYAAEQSRHEDTVNQRAEALGRLFHGYLAIADALARRNYPRMAFLPRPAGSVRRTAGAAQPESPSWFHAEYANLLTAIRHVAQHGPREIAWHLADRMRGYLQETGAHGEWREVVELGLAQAQLEGDDPGVAAMQSSLATLSASRADYADARRRFQAALTIQRRLGNRTGQASILNNLGIVHREEGQLTEAGECYAQALRLYRELGNRHAEWSCLGNLGVVQLELGQVHDAVRAQQAAMEGYTSLDVAEQPLNDIANVLHNLAVGMRALGRPGLAVLHLTRAVVLRRQVGNRYGVATDLDQLAAAYVDLGYHVKAHGLAQECLAIARAIGRRRVEAEALATLGAATLGLHGPAPALDLLHQALRLGREIGYRRGEVNAHLGLAGAYRAANRHQEAARHARMGEQLAHAAQHHLLARQARALLGDAEPEPLLRSAC; translated from the coding sequence ATGGAGTGGGATTTCGCCGTGCTCGGCACGCTGCGCGTCTCTCGGCACGGCCGCACCATCCCCGTCCCGGCGAACCGGCAGCGGGCATTGCTGGCCACACTGCTGCTCAACCGGGGTGAGACGGTAAGCGTCGCCGCGCTCGTCGATCGCGTCTGGGGCACCGGGGCACCCACCCACGCGCGAGCCGCGCTGCACTCGCTGGTACGACGGCTGCGCAGCACCCTGACCATCGAGGGCCCCCCGGGCAAGCTGATCGCGACGCGCGCCAGCGGTTACCTCCTGGAGCTGCCCCCGGCCGCCCTCGACCTCTCCCGTTTCGACGCGCTCGTGGCGGCCAGCGTCACCGCCGACCCACAACGCCGAGCCGACCTGCTCCGGGACGCCCTGGCGCTGTGGCGCGGCGAGCCGTTGACGGACGTCGACTCCGAGGTGCTGCACCGCGAGGACGTGCCGGCGCTGAGCGAGCGGTGGGTGCGCGCCTTCGAGGTCTACTTCGACACCGAGCTGGCCCTCGGCCGGCACGCCGAGATCGTCGCTGAGCTGCGCAGGGCGATCCGGCGCAGCCCGCTGCGCGAGGGGCTGTGGGCGCAGCTGATGCTCGCGCTGTACCGCGACGGACGGCAGGCCGAAGCCCTCGACGCCTTCCACCGGCTCGCCACGATCCTCGCCGAGGAGTTGGGCGTCGACCCCGGGCCGGCGGTGCGGGAGTTGCGCGACGGTGTGCTCCGCGCCGACCCCGCGCTGAGCTGGCGACCACCTCCGGCAGCGGCCACGGCCACCCCCGCGGTGCCACCGATGTCATTGCTCCCGGCCGATATCGGCGTGCTGCACGGTCGGGTCGCGACAGTCGAGGCCATCCGGCGCTCCATCGCCGCCGCCGCCAGCGAGGGACGCCTGCCCCTGGTGTCCGTGTCGGGCGCTCCGGGCATCGGCAAGACCGCCCTCGCCGTTCACCTGGGTCACCAACTCGCGGACGAGTTCCCCGACGGCCAGTGGTACGCACGGCTGCGCGGCCAGCACAAGAATCAGGCTCGCCCCTTCGACCTCCTGTCCGAGCTGCTCAGCCACTCGGGCGTGCCCCCAGCGGCCCAACCCGCCACCGCCGACGCCCGTGCCGCCGCGTTACGGGCAGCGCTCGCCGGTCGCCGCGTCCTCATCGTCCTGGACGACGCCGCCTCGGCGGAGCAGGTCGAGCCGCTGCTGCCGGGCGCCGGCGGCTGCGCGGTGATCGTGACCAGCCGCAGCACTCTCGGCGCGCTGGTGGCGCTGCACGGTGGGCGGGCCGTCGGTCTGGACCCGCTCAGCCCGGAGGCCGCGGCCGACCTGCTCATCGCGGTGTTCCAGGATCACGGGTTCACTGTGGCGCCGGATGTGGTCCACGACCTTGCCGCGCTCTGCGGAAACCTCCCGCTGGCGTTGCGGATCGCGGCGGCCAACCTGGCCACGACCGGCCCGGACGACGCCCGCGCGTACGTGCGGCGACTGCGGGAGGGTGACCGGCTCGGCGGCCTCTCGGTGCCCGGCGACCCCCGAGTGGCGCTACGCGCCGCGATCACCCCCTCCTATCAACGGCTCGGCGTCGCCGAGCGGCGGGCGCTGCGACTGCTCGGGTCGACCCCCACCGACTGCTTCACCACCGAGGACCTCGCAGCACTGGCGGACGTCGACTGGTCCACGGCCGACGCCGTGCTGCGCACCCTGACCAGCAGCCACCTGGTCCGCCCCGCCGCCCAGGGCGGTCGGTTCGTGACCCACGACCTCATCCGCCTGTACGCGGCGGAGCAGTCCCGGCACGAGGACACCGTCAACCAGCGCGCCGAAGCCCTGGGTCGGCTGTTCCACGGTTACCTGGCCATCGCCGACGCGCTGGCGCGGCGCAACTACCCCCGGATGGCGTTCCTCCCCCGACCCGCCGGCTCGGTCCGGCGCACGGCGGGGGCCGCGCAACCCGAGTCGCCGAGCTGGTTCCACGCCGAGTACGCCAATCTGCTCACCGCCATCCGGCACGTGGCGCAGCACGGCCCACGTGAGATCGCCTGGCACCTCGCCGACCGGATGCGCGGCTACCTCCAGGAGACTGGGGCGCACGGCGAGTGGCGCGAGGTCGTCGAGCTGGGTCTGGCTCAGGCCCAACTCGAGGGCGACGACCCGGGGGTGGCCGCGATGCAGTCGAGTCTGGCGACGTTGAGCGCCAGCCGGGCCGACTACGCCGACGCGCGGCGGCGGTTCCAGGCGGCTTTGACCATCCAACGTCGTCTGGGCAACCGCACCGGGCAGGCGTCGATTCTCAACAACCTGGGCATCGTGCACCGGGAGGAGGGCCAGCTGACCGAGGCGGGCGAGTGCTACGCGCAGGCGCTGCGGCTCTACCGCGAGCTGGGCAACCGGCACGCCGAGTGGAGCTGCCTGGGCAACCTCGGCGTCGTGCAGTTGGAGCTGGGCCAGGTACACGACGCGGTCCGAGCCCAGCAGGCGGCGATGGAGGGTTACACGTCCCTCGACGTCGCCGAGCAGCCGCTCAACGACATCGCCAACGTCCTGCACAACCTCGCCGTCGGCATGCGCGCGCTCGGCCGGCCCGGCCTGGCGGTGCTGCACCTCACCCGGGCCGTGGTGCTCCGTCGCCAGGTGGGCAACCGCTACGGCGTCGCGACCGATCTTGACCAGCTCGCCGCCGCGTACGTCGACCTGGGCTACCACGTCAAGGCGCACGGGCTCGCCCAGGAGTGTCTGGCCATCGCCCGCGCGATCGGTCGACGTCGGGTCGAGGCGGAGGCTCTGGCCACCCTCGGCGCCGCCACGCTCGGCCTGCACGGCCCGGCACCGGCGCTCGATCTGCTGCATCAGGCGTTGCGGCTGGGCCGGGAGATCGGTTACCGCCGGGGCGAGGTCAACGCGCACCTCGGCCTGGCGGGCGCGTACCGGGCGGCCAACCGGCACCAGGAGGCGGCGCGGCACGCCCGGATGGGCGAACAACTCGCCCACGCGGCCCAGCACCACCTGCTGGCCCGGCAGGCCCGGGCGCTACTCGGCGACGCCGAGCCCGAGCCGCTGCTGCGGTCGGCCTGCTGA
- a CDS encoding AfsR/SARP family transcriptional regulator, whose product MEFRILGPIEAVRAGQSVRLAGPQQRSVLAALLLARGRMVSVGRLVRLLWAEQPPATARTQLRKRVSELRAALGADRIRSWRDGYAVRLEAGELDLDRFLDEVRRAAVLGDAGRLAEASTALGAALGWWRGPALADGTDELTDAEVPQLEEARLAAIEQRVAVRLDLGHHPQVIGELVTLVRRHPFRERLRGQLMLALHHSGRTADGLGVYRDWRAELSAQLAIEPGRELRDLHRTLLGGDVCR is encoded by the coding sequence ATGGAGTTCCGCATTCTGGGGCCGATCGAGGCCGTCCGTGCCGGTCAGTCGGTGCGGTTGGCCGGTCCACAGCAGCGCTCGGTGCTGGCCGCGCTGCTGCTGGCCCGCGGTCGGATGGTGTCGGTGGGCCGGCTGGTGCGCCTGCTCTGGGCCGAGCAGCCGCCGGCGACCGCGCGTACCCAACTGCGCAAGCGGGTCTCCGAGCTGCGCGCGGCGCTCGGTGCCGATCGCATCCGCTCCTGGCGCGACGGTTACGCGGTCCGGTTGGAGGCGGGCGAGCTGGACCTCGACCGGTTCCTCGACGAGGTGCGGCGGGCCGCTGTGCTGGGCGACGCGGGCCGGCTGGCGGAGGCGTCAACCGCGTTGGGCGCGGCTCTCGGCTGGTGGCGCGGGCCGGCGTTGGCCGACGGCACCGACGAGCTGACCGACGCGGAGGTGCCGCAACTGGAGGAGGCGCGGCTCGCCGCGATCGAGCAGCGGGTGGCCGTGCGATTGGACCTGGGTCACCACCCACAGGTGATCGGCGAGCTGGTCACGTTGGTCCGGCGGCACCCGTTCCGGGAGCGGCTGCGCGGGCAGCTGATGCTGGCCCTGCACCACAGTGGGCGTACCGCCGACGGCCTGGGTGTCTACCGGGACTGGCGGGCCGAGCTGTCGGCGCAGCTCGCCATCGAGCCAGGACGGGAGCTGCGCGACCTGCACCGGACGCTGCTCGGTGGGGATGTCTGCCGCTGA
- a CDS encoding adenylyl cyclase — protein MTAPSPAVRRRSGRTLLLALVLTTATTMTSTAASAGRPTHGAPDFGPNVTIFDPSMPVGEIQQILDAAHARQVDNEMGTERHAYLFKPGTYGTAGQPLQAKVGYYTEVSGLGASPTDVTINGKLEVYNRCLADGGTGNCLALVNFWRTLSNLSLTINAAGQDDCRSSANFWAVSQAVSMRRLNIGGGGLSLMDYCTAGPQYASGGFIADSRLPATTNGSQQQWLTRNSEVGGWSNAVWNQVFAGVEGAPDDATFPDPPYTTLETTPLSREKPYLFVDGKGRYQVRVPAAQRDSRGVSWADGMTPGRTIGIDDFFVAKPSDSVRVINSQLARGKHLLLTPGTYDIARSIEVRRPGTVVLGIGHATLTAVNGAIPLDVAGVPGVIVAGVTIDAGLVESPVLLRVGRQHGHNASSPHNPTTLSDVYFRVGGPHIGRTNTALEVNSDNVLIDHTWVWRGDHGVEGFTEGVNGDTDRWRTNTGRYGAIINGDHVTATGLFVEHFQRYNTVWNGEHGTTVLYQNELPYDPPTQADWMNGPVEGWAGYKVGDRVRHHTLYGGGVYVFNQNNPSIHTENGFEVPNRPGVRLHHIMTVNLSAGTIDHVVNGVGDAADMTKVGVPVYLNRYPTP, from the coding sequence ATGACAGCCCCGTCCCCAGCCGTGCGCCGGAGATCCGGTCGCACCCTCCTGCTCGCCCTGGTGTTGACCACCGCCACCACGATGACCAGCACGGCGGCCTCGGCCGGCCGCCCGACGCACGGCGCCCCCGACTTCGGCCCGAACGTGACGATCTTCGACCCGTCCATGCCGGTCGGCGAGATCCAGCAGATCCTCGACGCGGCGCACGCCCGGCAGGTCGACAACGAGATGGGCACCGAGCGGCACGCCTACCTGTTCAAGCCGGGCACGTACGGCACGGCCGGGCAGCCGTTGCAGGCCAAGGTCGGCTACTACACCGAGGTGTCCGGCCTGGGCGCCTCGCCCACCGACGTCACCATCAACGGGAAACTCGAGGTCTACAACCGTTGCCTCGCCGACGGCGGCACCGGCAACTGCCTCGCGCTTGTCAACTTCTGGCGCACCCTGTCCAACCTGTCGCTCACCATCAACGCGGCCGGCCAGGACGACTGCCGGTCGTCGGCGAACTTCTGGGCGGTCTCCCAGGCGGTGTCGATGCGCCGGCTGAACATCGGCGGCGGCGGTCTGTCGCTGATGGACTACTGCACCGCCGGCCCGCAGTACGCCAGCGGTGGGTTCATCGCCGACTCACGGCTGCCGGCCACGACGAACGGTTCGCAGCAACAGTGGCTGACCCGCAACAGCGAGGTCGGCGGCTGGTCCAACGCGGTGTGGAACCAGGTGTTCGCGGGGGTCGAGGGCGCGCCGGACGACGCCACGTTCCCCGACCCGCCGTACACCACCCTGGAGACCACCCCGCTCAGCCGGGAGAAGCCCTACCTCTTCGTCGACGGCAAGGGTCGCTACCAGGTACGGGTGCCCGCCGCCCAGCGTGACAGCCGGGGCGTCTCCTGGGCCGACGGCATGACACCGGGGCGGACCATCGGAATCGACGACTTCTTCGTCGCCAAGCCGTCCGACTCGGTGCGGGTCATCAACAGCCAGCTCGCGCGCGGCAAGCACCTGCTGCTCACGCCCGGCACGTACGACATCGCGCGCAGCATCGAGGTCCGGCGTCCGGGCACTGTGGTGCTCGGGATCGGGCACGCCACCCTCACCGCCGTGAACGGCGCGATCCCGTTGGACGTGGCCGGTGTGCCGGGGGTGATCGTCGCCGGTGTCACGATCGACGCCGGCCTCGTCGAGTCGCCGGTCCTGCTGCGGGTCGGACGCCAGCACGGCCACAACGCGAGCAGTCCGCACAACCCGACCACGCTCTCCGACGTGTACTTCCGGGTCGGCGGCCCGCACATCGGGCGGACGAACACCGCCCTGGAGGTCAACAGCGACAACGTGCTCATCGATCACACCTGGGTGTGGCGCGGCGATCACGGCGTCGAGGGCTTCACCGAGGGCGTCAACGGTGACACCGACCGCTGGCGCACCAACACCGGTCGCTACGGCGCCATCATCAACGGCGACCACGTGACCGCGACCGGCCTGTTCGTCGAACACTTCCAGCGTTACAACACGGTCTGGAACGGCGAGCACGGCACCACGGTCCTCTACCAGAACGAGCTGCCGTACGACCCGCCGACGCAGGCCGACTGGATGAACGGCCCGGTCGAGGGCTGGGCCGGGTACAAGGTCGGTGACCGGGTGCGTCACCACACCCTCTACGGCGGCGGGGTGTACGTGTTCAACCAGAACAACCCGTCGATCCACACCGAGAACGGCTTTGAGGTCCCGAACCGGCCGGGTGTGCGGCTGCACCACATCATGACCGTCAACCTCAGCGCCGGCACGATCGACCATGTGGTCAACGGCGTCGGCGACGCCGCCGACATGACCAAGGTCGGCGTTCCGGTCTACCTGAACCGGTATCCGACCCCGTAG
- a CDS encoding GDP-mannose 4,6-dehydratase, whose amino-acid sequence MSVTAVGVDPPTDLMPRRVLVTGGAGFIGSHVVARLMLMGSEVRVLDNFSTGRIENLADAVSGGLTEADIVSGDIRAPEGVEVIHEWQPDVVVHLAAQPSVPTARRSPLYDADVNVFGTVNVLDACARGGVRLLINATSSDIFGSVAAHELPVREDHPIAPVSPYGVSKAVGVHYLDWYGRQHGLSYTSMVFGNVYGPRQEGGDCGVVSLMADALLGGRQVVIHDDGTQTRDFIYVSDVAEAIAVACHHNAVGMVNIASGRQTSVNEVYDTVRQASGVDNAARYEPLPWPDEVRNMALDTTKARELLGWYPKVSFTEGVRLTVRDARRRQAGSQILSPVRALERAISH is encoded by the coding sequence ATGTCTGTTACCGCCGTCGGTGTCGACCCGCCGACGGACCTGATGCCCCGGCGCGTTCTGGTGACCGGAGGCGCCGGCTTCATCGGCAGTCACGTTGTCGCCAGACTGATGCTGATGGGCAGTGAGGTCCGGGTGCTCGACAACTTCTCCACCGGCCGGATCGAGAACCTGGCCGACGCCGTGTCCGGCGGGTTGACCGAGGCGGACATCGTCTCGGGTGACATCCGTGCGCCGGAGGGTGTCGAGGTCATCCACGAGTGGCAGCCGGACGTGGTGGTGCACCTCGCCGCACAGCCGAGCGTTCCCACGGCACGTCGTTCACCCCTGTACGACGCCGACGTGAACGTGTTCGGCACCGTTAACGTGCTGGACGCCTGCGCCCGCGGCGGCGTACGGCTGCTCATCAACGCGACAAGCAGCGACATCTTCGGCAGCGTCGCCGCCCACGAGTTGCCGGTCCGCGAGGACCATCCGATCGCGCCGGTGAGCCCGTACGGCGTCAGCAAGGCCGTCGGCGTGCACTACCTCGACTGGTACGGGCGTCAGCACGGCCTGTCGTACACCTCGATGGTGTTCGGAAATGTCTACGGACCTCGGCAGGAGGGCGGCGACTGCGGCGTGGTGTCCCTGATGGCCGATGCGCTGCTCGGGGGCCGGCAGGTGGTCATCCACGACGACGGTACGCAGACCCGGGATTTCATCTACGTCAGCGATGTCGCCGAGGCGATCGCGGTCGCCTGTCACCACAATGCTGTGGGGATGGTCAACATCGCCTCGGGTCGACAGACGAGCGTCAACGAGGTGTACGACACGGTCCGGCAGGCGTCCGGCGTCGACAACGCGGCCCGTTACGAGCCGCTGCCCTGGCCGGACGAGGTGCGCAACATGGCCCTGGACACCACGAAGGCGCGCGAGCTGCTCGGGTGGTATCCCAAGGTCAGCTTCACCGAGGGCGTACGGCTGACGGTGCGTGACGCCCGCCGCCGCCAGGCCGGCAGCCAGATCCTCTCCCCGGTGCGGGCGTTGGAGCGCGCCATCAGCCACTGA